A window of Bacillus sp. DX3.1 genomic DNA:
CATACAAAGAAACGGCGGATTCAACACAGAAAAAAGGTTTTGCAGAAACAATTGTTCATATTGTACCGACAAACGCAATTGAATCAATGGCAAAAGGTGATTTATTACCGATTATTTTCTTCTCGGTGTTATTTGGTTTAGGAGTTGCAGCAATTGGTGAAAAAGGTAAACCAGTTTTTAATTTCTTTGAAGGTGTGCTCGAAGCGATGTTTTGGGTCACAAACCAAGTTATGAAATTTGCTCCGTTTGGTGTATTTGCACTTATCGCTGTCACGGTTGCAAAGTTTGGTGTGGCAACGCTTCTTCCATTAGGAAAATTAGTGCTAGCAGTATATGTAACAGTTATACTATTTGTTATTATCGTATTAGGTATCAATGCAAGAATGGTGGGAGTAAACATCTTCACCTTAATGAAAATTTTAAAAGAAGAGCTTATTCTTTCATTCACGACAGCAAGTTCAGAGGCTGTCTTACCAAATATAATGAGAAAAATGGAGGAGTTCGGCTGCCCGAAGGCAATTGCATCTTTCGTTATTCCAACGGGTTATACGTTTAATCTAACCGGATCGGCCATTTATCAAGCATTAGCAGCATTATTTGTAGCACAAATGTACGGAGTACCAATGTCACTAACGGAGCAAATTACGTTGCTATTCGTTCTGATGTTAACGTCTAAAGGGATGGCTGGTGTTCCTGGAGCTTCATTTGTTGTTGTATTAGCAACATTAGGATCAATGGGACTACCGTTAGAAGGTATTGCTTTAATTGCTGGTATCGACCGCATTTTAGATATGATTCGCTCGTCTGTCAATGTGTTAGGAAACGCATTAGCAGCCATTGTCATGTCAAAATGGGAAGGCGAGTTTGATCATGAGAAAGCACAACGTTATGTAGAAAATGTGAAACAAGCAGAAGTAGCATAAAAATAGATAAGGAGTGGGGAAACATGGCAACAATTACTGAAACTACAAAAAATGTACGAATTGAAAAAGATTTTTTAGGTGAAAAAGAAATACCGATGCATGCGTATTATGGTGTGCAAACGATGCGCGCTGTAGAAAACTTTCCAATTACAGGCTACAAAATTCATGAAGGATTAATTAACGCATTAGCAATTGTAAAAAAAGCAGCGGCGCTTGCTAATACTGAAGTAGGAAGATTGGAATTTAAAAAAGGTAATGCAATTGCAGACGCAGCACAAGAAATTCTAGAAGGAAAATGGCATGATCATTTCATTGTTGATCCAATTCAAGGTGGAGCAGGAACTTCTATAAATATGAACGCAAATGAAGTCATTGCCAATCGTGCTCTTGAATTATTAGAACTGGAAAAGGGAGACTATCACTATATTAGTCCAAATAGCCATGTAAATATGGCACAGTCAACAAATGATGCATTCCCAACAGCAATTCATATTGCAACGCTAAATCTGTTAGAAGATTTGCTACAAACAATGGGATATATGCATGATGTGTTTGAATTAAAAGCAGAACAATTTGATCATGTCATTAAAATGGGACGTACGCATTTACAAGATGCTGTACCAATTCGTCTTGGACAAGAGTTTAAAGCATATGCGCGTGTACTTGAACGTGATATAAAACGAATTCAACAATCTCGTCAACATTTATATGAAGTAAATATGGGAGCGACAGCTGTTGGTACAGGATTAAATGCTGATCCAGCGTATATTGAGGCTGTAGTAAAACATTTGGCTTCTATTAGTGAGCTTCCTCTTGTTGGTGCAGATGATTTAGTAGATGCAACGCAAAATACAGATGCTTATACTGAAGTATCCGCTGCACTGAAAGTATGTATGATGAACATGTCCAAAATTGCGAATGACTTACGCTTAATGGCATCTGGTCCACGCGTTGGATTAGCAGAAATTATGCTTCCAGCTCGTCAACCAGGTTCATCTATTATGCCAGGGAAAGTAAACCCTGTTATGCCAGAAATGATTAACCAAATTGCTTTCCAAGTTATCGGGAACGATCATACAATTTGCCTTGCTTCAGAAGCGGGTCAATTAGAGCTAAATGTAATGGAACCAGTGCTTGTCTTCAACTTACTGCAATCTATTAGCATTATGAATAACGGTTTCCGTGCCTTTACAGATAACTGTCTAAAAGGAATTGAAGCGAATGCAGAACATTTGAAAGAATATGTTGATAAAAGTGTTGGTATTATTACAGCTGTAAATCCGCATATTGGATATGAAGCTGCAGCTCGCGTTGCAAAAGAAGCGATTGCGACTGGACAATCTGTTCGAGAGCTTTGCTTGAAAAACGGCGTATTATCACAAGAAGAATTAGATTTAATTTTAGATCCATATGAAATGACACATCCAGGGATTGCAGGAGCAGCTCTTTTAAAGAAAAATTAAAAGAGGGGGGACTTTCCCCTTTTTTTTGTTTACAATATAGAAATGGTGTAAAGTGAAACTTTTTTCAGTGGGGGTTATCTTCATCCCGCGCTGAGAATTCGTTCTCACCAATCGTGCTCTTACGGTTAGTTTATCTCCCACTAAAGTTCTTTGCTTCCTGCAGAACTTTGAGTTGGAGAGATTGCTGTCCGTTCGTGCGGGGTAAATAGATAAAGGTAGGGATGGTATGAGTAAATTTATAGTTTCCTCTAATGGCACGTTAGAAACGACATTACGAGGAGTAGAAGTATTAGCAACGCCACTTTTAAATAAAGGAGTCGCTTTTACAACAGAAGAAAGAGAAGAATTAGGATTAAAAGGGTTATTACCACCAGCGGTATTAACGTTAGATGAGCAAGCGCGCCGTGCGTATGAACAATTTTGTTCACAGCCAGATGATTTATTAAAGAATGTATACTTAACAGCATTGCATGATCGTAATGAAGTATTATTTTATCGTTTACTTACAAATCATTTACGAGAGATGCTTCCAATTGTGTACACACCAACTGTCGGTGTGGCAATTCAAAGATATAGTCATGAGTATCGTAAACCACGTGGGATATATTTATCAATTAACGATCCGTCTGGCATTGAAGAAGCATTTTCTAACATCGGTGCAACAGCAGAAAATATCGATTTAGTCGTTGTGACTGACGGTGAAGGTATTTTAGGAATTGGTGACTGGGGCGTAGGTGGTATTAATATTGCGATTGGAAAGCTTGCTGTTTATACAGCGGCAGTTGGTATCGATCCGAGCCGTGTGCTTCCTGTTATTTTAGATGTTGGGACGAACCGTGAAGATTTGTTAAATAATCCATTTTACATCGGAAATCGCCACCCTCGTATAACAGGAGACGCATATGATACGTTTATTGACACGTTTGTAAAAGCTGTATGTAACAAGTTTCCGAATGCGTTACTGCACTGGGAAGATTTCAGCTCACGTAATGCACGCAAAATTTTAGATAAATATCGTGACAATGTATGTACATTTAACGATGATATACAAGGAACAGGTGCTGTTTCACTTGCAGCAGTATTATCGGCTGTGAAAGCTTCTGGAGTTCCGCTTTGTGAACACCGCGTTGTTGTTTTTGGAGCTGGTACCGCTGGAATTGGAATTGCAGATCAAGTGCGAGATGCAATGGTTCGTTCAGGTTTATCGGAGGAAGAAGCAAATAATCGTTTCTGGTGTATTGATCGTAATGGTTTACTTACTGATAATATGGAAGAACTTCTTGACTTCCAGCGTCCTTATGTACGTGAAGAATCAGAAGTGAAACAATGGAAACAAAGTGAAACAATTGGTCTTGCTCAAGTTGTGAAGCAAGTGCATCCTACGATTTTAATTGGGACGTCAACAGTTGCTGGCGCATTTACAGAAGAGATTATTAAAGAAATGGCTTCGCATGTAGAAAGACCAATTATTTTACCAATGTCCAATCCAACGCCGCTTGCGGAAGCAAAGCCAGTAGATGTAATATCTTGGACAGAAGGACGAGCACTCGTTGCGACTGGAAGCCCGTTTGAACCAGTTACATATAATGGTGTTACCTATATCATTGGACAATCAAACAATGCGCTTATTTTCCCAGGTCTTGGCCTTGGTACGATTGTAGTTCGTGCTCGTGTGATGACAGATGGTATGTTTGCAGCAGCTGCAGAAGTAGTAGCAAACATGGTAGATACAAGTCAGCCTGGTGCACCAATTCTTCCGGAAGTAGAAGAATTACGTAACATTTCAGAGATAGTTGCGATTGCGGTAGCAAAAGTTGCAGTTGCTGAAGGTGTTGCTCGTGAGGAGTTAACTGATAACGATATCAGGAAGGCTGTCCAAGCTGCCATGTGGAAACCTGAATATCGTCCTATAAAAGCAGTTGAAAAGGTAACAATATAAAAAATGGAGCCCGTTTATGATATAAACGGGCTTTCCTTATGATGTTTCAAGAATAACAGTAAAGCTAGGAATACTAAAAAATAGGAAGTGGCATCTTTGAACTGGAATCAATTGTGGAAGAAAGATATTTCCCTTTTAATCATTTTAGTTTTGATAGTTCCTATAGCTGGGGAACTAAATTTCCATCCATTTAATGATACATTTCGCGTTAGCTTTGGAACACCGATTTTTTTCTTTTTGCTATTATTTCTACGGAAAATACCAGCTGCTTTAGCAGGTATACTTGTCGGTATATCTGTTGTGATATTTCGCGTTGGTCTTGATTGGATGATGCAAGGTTCCTTTCATTTATCAGATTCTTTTTATATGCGTTATCCTGTCTTCTTTTACTATTTCATTTATGGGAGCCTTTTTTCCCTATGTAAAGTAAATAGATTCCATCAAAAACCGTTACTAATAGGGTGCTTTGGGATTACACTTGAAATTGTCTCGAGTATGTCAGAACTTGCTTTTTATCACTTCGTTGTGCTTGGTACGGCGATTACAGTTTCAGAAATAAATAAGATTATTATTATTGCTATTTTTCGAAGTTTTTTTGCTCTCGGTTTTCTGAATATGATGAGTTTGTATGAAACGAAATTAAAAGAGGCACAGGTTCGGAAGGAAAATGAAAAAATGTTTATGCATCTTTCTAATTTATATGTGGAATCTATTCATTTGAAGAAGACACTGCAAAATGCGGAAATGATTACACAGGAAGCATATCAATTATATCGAAACTTACAAAAGACAAACATGGAAAACGGTGAAAGGGATATAGTGGAATATAGTAAAAAAGTACTAAAAATTGCAGGAGAAGTACACGAAATTAAAAAAGATAATCAAAGGATTTTTGCGGGATTATCAAAGCTTCTTTTAGATAAAAACCTTTCAGAATACATAGAGGGACATGAACTAGCAGAAATGATCGTAAGGATTAATGAGAAGTATGCACAGTTATTGGAAAAAGAAATCAAATTCTGCAAACAGATAGAAGGAGAGCATTCCGAGTATCATGTATACAATGTTTTGTCGATTTTAAATAACCTAGTTGCGAATGCGGTTGAAGCAATTGACAAGGTTGGTACAATTACGATAACTGCCAAAAGAAAAGAAGAGTTCGTGACATTTGAAGTAATAGATGATGGTCCCGGTATTCCATTGAAGTATAAGGAGCTAGTATTTAAGCCTGGTTTTACTTCGAAATATGATCAAACAGGAACACCATCAACGGGGATTGGACTCTCCTATATAAAAGAGATGGTGACGGAACTTGGAGGAGAAGTTATACTACAGAGCGGAGACAATGAAAGAGGCTGCAGATTTATTGTGCGGCTGCCGGAGTCTAGTTTAGCTAGGGAAGGGTGATCGGATGTTTTATTACATCATAGATGATGACGAAGTATTTCGTTCGATGTTATCGCAAATTATTGAAGATGAAGATCTTGGAGAAGTAGTAGGAGAAGCGGAAGATGGGGCCTTAGTAGAAGTCGGTCAATTAAATTTTAAAAAAGTAGATATTTTATTTATTGACTTATTAATGCCAATTCGAGATGGAATTGAAACGGTTCGTCAAATTGCACCATCGTTTACAGGGAAAATAATTATGATCTCTCAAGTGGAATCAAAGCAACTGATTGGTGAAGCATATTCCCTCGGTGTTGAATATTATATTACAAAACCTCTTAATAAAATTGAAGTTGTATCTGTTGTACGCAAAGTGATGGAGCGTATTCGCTTGGAACGCTCGATTCAAGATATTCAAAAGTCATTGAATAACGTATTTCAATGGGAGCAGCCTAAAGTGCGAAGTGAACCACTACTAGAAGAGAAAAAAATTACTGATTCTGGACGGTTTTTATTATCGGAGCTTGGAATTGCTGGAGAGAATGGAAGTAAAGATTTACTTAGTATGTTGGAATATTTATCAAAGCAGGAAAAGGCAAAAACTTTCGAATATGGATTTCCAGCTTTAAAAGATATTTTTCAATATATTACTGTTAAAAAATTAGGAGAAGAGGTTTCTGAAGCAGAGATTGATAAAGAGAGAAAAGCTTCGGAACAGCGGGTGCGCCGCGCAATTTACCAGTCATTAAACCATTTAGCTTCTTTAGGATTAACGGATTTTTCAAATCCAAAATTTGAAAGCTATGCTCCGAAATTTTTTGATTTTACAGTTGTTCGAAAACGCATGACGGAAATGACGAAAGAAGAACGAACGGCATCTGGACATACGAGAATTAACACGAAGAAGTTTATTCAAGTATTGTATTTTGAGGCGAAGCGGTTGACGGAGATAGAATAAACATAGAAAAGATGTTTGCTGAAAAAAGCAAACATCTTTTTATATTTTTACAGTAGGAACTTTGAATATAAATTAGTAAATGATTTTTTTAAAAGTTTCAAAGTGAATACAGTTTTGTATAAAAGACAACTAAATTTATGAGAATGTGAAATTTGTAAAAAAAACAATATATTGAAAATTAATAAATATCTGTTTTTTAAATGAAGTTTCTAGGAGGGAATTATCATGTTAAGTTCAGGCAAATGTGCAAGTGGAACTTTCAATGTAAATGTTCCGAAAAAGGCAACTAAAAAGGCTATTTTAAAAGCTGTTAATCTTTCTAAAACATACGGTAATGGCGAAGAACAATTCCATGCAGCTAAAAATATTAATGTAGAGATGTATGAAGGTGATTTTACGGTGATTATGGGAAGTTCAGGCTCAGGGAAATCAACTCTTCTTTATCTATTAAGTGGGCTAGATAGTGTGACCGAAGGAGAAGTTTATTTTAAAGGGAAACGTATTGATTCCTATTCGGAACATGAACTGGCACAATTTAGGGCAGCACAAATCGGATATGTTTATCAGGCGGTTAATTTAATTCCAGATCTTACTATATTTGAAAATGTTGTATTGCCAGGATATATTGCAAAACATAACAAAAATGAA
This region includes:
- a CDS encoding cation:dicarboxylase symporter family transporter; the protein is MKKFGLATQIFVALVLGIVVGAIFYGNKTAISYITPIGDIFIHLIKMIVVPIVISALIVAVAGVGDMKKLGKLGGKTILYFEIITTIAILMGLIAANVFQPGTGVDMSNLQQSDISSYKETADSTQKKGFAETIVHIVPTNAIESMAKGDLLPIIFFSVLFGLGVAAIGEKGKPVFNFFEGVLEAMFWVTNQVMKFAPFGVFALIAVTVAKFGVATLLPLGKLVLAVYVTVILFVIIVLGINARMVGVNIFTLMKILKEELILSFTTASSEAVLPNIMRKMEEFGCPKAIASFVIPTGYTFNLTGSAIYQALAALFVAQMYGVPMSLTEQITLLFVLMLTSKGMAGVPGASFVVVLATLGSMGLPLEGIALIAGIDRILDMIRSSVNVLGNALAAIVMSKWEGEFDHEKAQRYVENVKQAEVA
- the aspA gene encoding aspartate ammonia-lyase, which produces MATITETTKNVRIEKDFLGEKEIPMHAYYGVQTMRAVENFPITGYKIHEGLINALAIVKKAAALANTEVGRLEFKKGNAIADAAQEILEGKWHDHFIVDPIQGGAGTSINMNANEVIANRALELLELEKGDYHYISPNSHVNMAQSTNDAFPTAIHIATLNLLEDLLQTMGYMHDVFELKAEQFDHVIKMGRTHLQDAVPIRLGQEFKAYARVLERDIKRIQQSRQHLYEVNMGATAVGTGLNADPAYIEAVVKHLASISELPLVGADDLVDATQNTDAYTEVSAALKVCMMNMSKIANDLRLMASGPRVGLAEIMLPARQPGSSIMPGKVNPVMPEMINQIAFQVIGNDHTICLASEAGQLELNVMEPVLVFNLLQSISIMNNGFRAFTDNCLKGIEANAEHLKEYVDKSVGIITAVNPHIGYEAAARVAKEAIATGQSVRELCLKNGVLSQEELDLILDPYEMTHPGIAGAALLKKN
- the malS gene encoding oxaloacetate-decarboxylating malate dehydrogenase; the protein is MDKGRDGMSKFIVSSNGTLETTLRGVEVLATPLLNKGVAFTTEEREELGLKGLLPPAVLTLDEQARRAYEQFCSQPDDLLKNVYLTALHDRNEVLFYRLLTNHLREMLPIVYTPTVGVAIQRYSHEYRKPRGIYLSINDPSGIEEAFSNIGATAENIDLVVVTDGEGILGIGDWGVGGINIAIGKLAVYTAAVGIDPSRVLPVILDVGTNREDLLNNPFYIGNRHPRITGDAYDTFIDTFVKAVCNKFPNALLHWEDFSSRNARKILDKYRDNVCTFNDDIQGTGAVSLAAVLSAVKASGVPLCEHRVVVFGAGTAGIGIADQVRDAMVRSGLSEEEANNRFWCIDRNGLLTDNMEELLDFQRPYVREESEVKQWKQSETIGLAQVVKQVHPTILIGTSTVAGAFTEEIIKEMASHVERPIILPMSNPTPLAEAKPVDVISWTEGRALVATGSPFEPVTYNGVTYIIGQSNNALIFPGLGLGTIVVRARVMTDGMFAAAAEVVANMVDTSQPGAPILPEVEELRNISEIVAIAVAKVAVAEGVAREELTDNDIRKAVQAAMWKPEYRPIKAVEKVTI
- a CDS encoding ATP-binding protein; this encodes MASLNWNQLWKKDISLLIILVLIVPIAGELNFHPFNDTFRVSFGTPIFFFLLLFLRKIPAALAGILVGISVVIFRVGLDWMMQGSFHLSDSFYMRYPVFFYYFIYGSLFSLCKVNRFHQKPLLIGCFGITLEIVSSMSELAFYHFVVLGTAITVSEINKIIIIAIFRSFFALGFLNMMSLYETKLKEAQVRKENEKMFMHLSNLYVESIHLKKTLQNAEMITQEAYQLYRNLQKTNMENGERDIVEYSKKVLKIAGEVHEIKKDNQRIFAGLSKLLLDKNLSEYIEGHELAEMIVRINEKYAQLLEKEIKFCKQIEGEHSEYHVYNVLSILNNLVANAVEAIDKVGTITITAKRKEEFVTFEVIDDGPGIPLKYKELVFKPGFTSKYDQTGTPSTGIGLSYIKEMVTELGGEVILQSGDNERGCRFIVRLPESSLAREG
- a CDS encoding response regulator → MFYYIIDDDEVFRSMLSQIIEDEDLGEVVGEAEDGALVEVGQLNFKKVDILFIDLLMPIRDGIETVRQIAPSFTGKIIMISQVESKQLIGEAYSLGVEYYITKPLNKIEVVSVVRKVMERIRLERSIQDIQKSLNNVFQWEQPKVRSEPLLEEKKITDSGRFLLSELGIAGENGSKDLLSMLEYLSKQEKAKTFEYGFPALKDIFQYITVKKLGEEVSEAEIDKERKASEQRVRRAIYQSLNHLASLGLTDFSNPKFESYAPKFFDFTVVRKRMTEMTKEERTASGHTRINTKKFIQVLYFEAKRLTEIE
- a CDS encoding ABC transporter ATP-binding protein, translated to MLSSGKCASGTFNVNVPKKATKKAILKAVNLSKTYGNGEEQFHAAKNINVEMYEGDFTVIMGSSGSGKSTLLYLLSGLDSVTEGEVYFKGKRIDSYSEHELAQFRAAQIGYVYQAVNLIPDLTIFENVVLPGYIAKHNKNEIKKKALSLIESMGIQGQQNRLPSQVSGGQQQRAAIARALINSPDVIFADEPTGALSHEQGVAILDILSEMNRNGQSVVMVTHDIYAACRAERLILVKDGTIGGTLELGKYKPEEIQSRKNAIFSFISKGE